In Hippoglossus hippoglossus isolate fHipHip1 chromosome 11, fHipHip1.pri, whole genome shotgun sequence, the sequence TGCCTATGCTCAATATACATTTAACACTTGAGAACTTTTCTCTTGAAATTGTCACTTGGAGCCACATAGGAATCCATTAAATGGTAGAGACATACTTTATACAATGTAGGGTTAAGGAGACAGGTGCACGTTAAACTAAATCATATGACTTTATTGCAAAATAGACACCTTGATGGCAacaaatgtctctctctctacttgtAGGTTTGTCAGGAGACGTCTCCAGTGTCCAGTGAAGGTCCCATCCCTTCTAGTCCGGCCCAGATGAGTCCTATTCCAGACGACCCCATGGACCCCCCAGACCTCGACATGGAGAGCCAGGCTCCAGTTATTCATGAGATTGACACCAGCTCGCCCTGCAGTGACAATGAACTCCTAGGGGCCACACCCTTTGTCACCAACATTGATATGGAGGATCAACTTGATATTTCTGCTGCTGAACTACTCCCATCTGAGTTTGAGGAGTCCTGCTCTGCTCCCGTGACTGATCTCCCTGTCTCTGCAAACCCAACATTTGACACGCCTGCTGATGTAGAGCAGGATCTTGCGAGCCCCGCTGAGGAGAGTCCTGTGTTCGACGTTGAACCTGAGGTTAACGTTGCCACAGAGACCATTACAGCCATCAATCCTCCCTCTCATGTCGATGCTGATGTTAGCTTTGCTCCAGTAAGCACCGAGCGGCCAAGCCCTGCCCCAGAGAGCCTGGTGCCAGAGGAGCCCGTCGATGAAAGTCCTGCACCAGAGACTGTTGGTTCAgtagaggcagaggaggaggcagcggtAGAGGAAGAGGCAACAGAGGCAACAGAGACATGGGAGACAGGGGAGCAGGACGAgcgagaagaagaggaagaagatggtaTGGAATGGATGCTGCATGAAAGATATGTCAAGGCTAGAATAACCTGAGGGCTTTGTGTACAGTTTGTCCATGCTGGAATATATGTGTTTGCTGTGGGATACTTTTAAGCACTAGCTAATGTAAAAACATGCACAATATGAAACCAGATTGTGACTCAGGGAATCAAGACCAAGTAACAAAGCCGGACTCATCTTAAGGTCGATGACACGTCAGTTCATTGTGTAGTTTTCAAAGTCGTATAACCAAGTTATATGATATTTGGTTCCATCTCTATAAACCAGCTGCCACACAGAGAACATGGGGCCTTCATTtgagaaatgaaatgagagTCTTCATGCAGATTTGATTAAcgtgtttcttctctgtgtcaCACCAACGGCTGGAGAGAGATTTATCAGTATTACAGAGAGGCATACACCCAGCTAAGAAAATAAGAAACTCCCATGCATGAAATTACTGTTGTTGTAATTTAGTGGGTAAATGTCACGAGCAGCActaacttttcttctttttttacacaGTGTTTACACACTGTTGAGTTTTACAGCACATGTGTTCACATACTTCTGAGTGTTTTGTGTGAGACAGTCTGCCTGTAGATGATTATGATTTTGGAATTAAGTCTagtttttcttctgctgttgcCAAATACGTGGAGATGATTTGTTGAAGTCACTCATTGCTTCCTCTTTGTCATGTTTCTACTTTTCTCAGAGCCATCCACTAGTTTTGGCGACACAAGCGGCTTCGATGATGgcgtgaggaggaggaacatcCCGCCTTTTGAGGGGCCGAGATCAAGAACGTCAGACGAGGACGACGAGGACGAGGAAGTGGAGTTCAAGCTGCctgtgaaggaggagaagcCATGGTTGTCCATGaacaagtgcattgtgggagcCCTGATCCTGCTCTTTTTAGgttccctcttcctctcaggtGAGTTCCTCTTACGTCTAACAAAGCTTGccagtgtgtttctgcttttatgGTCAGATAAAGGGAAAGTTGCTACCGTatcaacaataaaaagacaTGATTAAGATAATTATTACCCAATCTCAGAGCCCATCGGCTTTCATCTGAACACAAAgtagcctctgggggcaacggGCAATTTTGTGTCTTCCGGTTTAGACAGTGAATAATCAGGCTCTTTCAGTCTCTTCCGTTCACTGTTTACAGTCAGACAAGTTTCTTTTATTGCACAAATCTCTTATTACCTAACCCTTAATAATGCTTTTTGACAGTTTTTGCTTTCTGTGTATCGCCTGCTTGTACCTGTTGCAAGAGATTTGACAGTTTTAGGGTTTATTGTAATTCTTTTTATTTCGCATTACCTTATTTGACAATGccagtatttaaaaaatacatgagcatgttttcagcagcagtACGGTGTCTGTTCTCAGACCTTGTTGACTATAATGAACTGTGTCAACAGGTTTCCCCTCTGACCTGGATTATGGTACGTCTAGTACTAGATTAGTCAGCAGTGTAAGCTTCTGCACCAGCTGGCTGATACTCAGTAGCTTCTCCGAGCACTTATCCAGCCTAACACTTCGTGCAGTGGTTAATAACACGCATTTCTAACTGTACCATAACACTCTTTGTCACTTTGGAAGGGCTCACTGGATGATAAGAGTGCTTAAATTGAGGTGCAGGCCATTAGCTTGGTAAAGTAAATATATTACACCATTCAAAAGTAATTTCAAATAATCAGTCTAAATAAATAGTTTCTGTGTAGCTGTGGCCTGGCCTCAGAAAATGCACTTCACAACAAAAGAAGCTTATGTTGCTGTACGACTGCCTGGAAGCTGTGTCAACAAATCAGTCTGTTGTCAGACTTGTGtgaaagatgtgttttcttatctgACAGGTGATTTTGACGCCTCTGAACTGAGCGATGGAGAACAAAGCCAGGTCTGTtccactgtctctctttccATTTACTCAACCTCAGTGGTATATgttgtccgtgtgtgtccatACAGTGCTGCCTTTAAAGAAAACTCACAACTTTCAGACAAATGATAAGATAAAAAGACGggattatttttgaaatatttgtattattcatttgCCAATGATTTTCCATCCAGGACTGGCTTAGCGGTGATCCACAGGATATGAAAGAGTTATTGGATAAACTGACACAGGAAAACCAACACATTGCTCTGCTAGAGGCTCAACTGCAGGTCAGTGTACAGTCATATTCAtgcaaattatgttgttttatgtgGCCATGATGTCTCAATTCATTGCCACggcatatttacatttaacactTTTCCAAATTGTGTATTGTGTGATTAAGGCACTAGGCTTTAACCgtctatttttctttctctttcagtctcaGAAAGAAGAAATGGAGTCGGCACTTAAATCAGTGTCAGAAAGCGGAGATGAGAAAGGAAAAGCAGATCTGGAACAAGAAAATGCAAATTTGAAGGAGGAGCTGTCGTCTCTGCCAGAACTgaagaaagagctggagagtcTGAGGGCCAGAGTGACGGAACTCAACCAGCTCACAGGTATGATGTGAAGTAAATCAAGTGATTTAATCGTcttttctgctgtattttttaagtcatttactatttattgaaatgaaaatgcaaaaaggaGGGTACTGTGCAATAATAACTGTTCTcagtgatatttttttttactttaactttaataTCTTATACTTACTTTACAGTTGATCAAAAAATGCCTCCAGCAACTCCTGGTCCAGCTCCTCAGCCCGGTGTCAAAGATGATCAGAGTGACCAGAAAGCAGCTGAGCccgagaggagaaaggaaaagaacGAGGGAGTCAAGCTGAAGCAGGAACTCCAGAGACAGAAGGTGCTTTTGgaggagagcagacagagacTGGAGGGGATGAAAAAACATGGCGGCAGCAGGAAACGCGTCACCGACAGTTTGGAGGAGATCCAGAAGAAGCTCTCTGAACAAGTCGAGAGGTGGGGGAAGAAGAAACCACAGGATTCCAAATGGAAAGGGAACAAAGGTAAAAACGTTGAGCGGGACCActggaagaaagaagaaaagaaggagtggagaggagagaaagagtggaAGCACGGCAAAGAGGGAGGATGGAAGGAGAAAGacgagaagaggaaggaggagtgGAAGCCCCAGAAGCAAAACTCGCACAAAGAGGCATGGAGGAAACACCAGGACGagtgggagaagaagaaggacgaGCGCAGGGTGGACAGAGAGGACCGGAGGAAGGAGAAGCCGTGGCACACCCAGCCAAGTAAAAAATCCCACAACCACAACCATAACCACCAGAATCAGCAGAATCAGCATCACCAGTCCCGCCAGACTCACCAGTACAACCACAACGACTTCTGGAGAGACCAGGAGCAGAAGCTCAGACGAAACTTCAAACCCCAGCTGGGCTGCACCTCTGTGGACGACTGCGCCAGCAAGGAGGGGCTCTACGCCGTGGAGCTGCCCGAGTTTGAGGAACTGCTGGAGGGCTACCTGAGCAAGCTCGAAGGGTCTGTGTCCGAGAACAAGGACAAAATTCGAAAGCTGACCGCGGAGTTCTTTGAGGACGGCGTGTTTGTCCACGACAGGGTTCGCTTCGGCGACTTCGCTGAGGACGTAGCGGACATTCTGGAGGACATGGTGGACGTCCTGGAAGGCGACGGGCAGAAGGACAATGACTCcttggaggaggagatggaggagttTGAACGAGAAGCCCTCTGGAAGTTTGCCGCACAGCTTGAATTGAGTGTCGTTTGGGAAAAGAAGTAAAATACAACACTAGGATGCAGCACAAGTGGTGGTTTGGTAGGACTTCTCTCGCCTACCCTCTCCTCTTCAGAGCTGTAATTGTAGTAGCTTCTGGCGTAGAGTGGTTGTGCCTCTCATAAATGTGACCCTCCGAGTCTTTAATTATAAGCTTGACTCGTACGTGTCATTCTGGACTTAGGTGTTGTCAGCTACCTCTGTCAGGTCTTGCTTTCCTAAGTCTTTCAGTCATGTGTTGTGTGGGTTTTCCTCTGCTATATAGTGTTTTCTCAGTAACTAGTGCATGTTGCAGCTCATAATGTAAATTCAAACTGATAATATTCACATCACACTAAAACCTAGGGTTGTAAGGAGATGGTATTTGCAAATAATTCTGTTCAGCACCAGTGGAAACAGGTTGAATCTATTCATGCAGTTCATATCATATTAGATAAGTTGTCAAATACAGAAGGTCGTGTTAAATTGACCCTGAAATTTGACGTTCTCTCCCTTATCACGTGATCTCTGCTCCAAACAGGTTAAAACAAAGGCTCAGAGGTTTTCTGTTGATACTATCTGTGTGTAGTCAAGTTGGGTGTAACTGTTTGATCCCAGAGGATGAGATCCCGGTTCTTTCAGTGATAGGAATAAGATCAAGTCAGACCTGTTTTGTGAGagcagcacacaacacacagacacacacacacagagacagacaaagagcacTGTTTTAGAGCCCCAAGTGTTTGGCCTCTAGATTTGTTGGAGGTTTTTCCAACTGCCAGTTGACAGCAGATGTCTGGAACAACCAGGAACCAGTTTGCGAAGCTGCTCAAAGAACACAGCAATAGGACAAACCGATTTAGAAATGTACAGCCACGGATGAAGTGAAGACTGCTAAACCGCTTGAGCACTTTtctcaaacattcacatttacaGCAACGTTTTAATTTCTCACGATTTACATTTCATGTACTTGTTTTAGTCCACCGGTTTTCTTTAATACTCTCTTTGCAATGTAGCCATGAGGACGTCCATCCCAAGATCTGTTTCagtattttaatttcattttcctttttttgttgatGCAAATTGACATTtagtcaaaagaaaaataaggaagctgctacattttattttgaatgagTTGAATAAACGTGGCAAAGGTACGAGAATGGTACACAACATTGTCTATAAGGTATCGTAGCATTACGCTTTAAcagaaatatttctttttttttctttttatttcgtAGTAATGTTTGATATCCTGAAAGTTTCCCTCCTTCGGGGGATGTGAAGTGAAAAGCGACAGATTGTGATTGTTATTTCTCATTTTTCGGCTATTTTTTTTAGATTGAAAGAAGCTTTGAAgagtaaaatgtttatttattctgtcaaCTACACTGCAACACTTTTCCTTATTCGACAGAATTGCCACACTCTGTTGCAGATCAtaaacttttaatgtgaaaatgttgactTTTCCTTTAGTTTACAGAAATTTAGTTTGCCAGCTACTGCGTATGTGCCTTTATCATCACAAATAAGGTTAGACTGAAAAAggactttgatttatttttgcttctgcGAGGATGAGAAGAAAACAGGTTTACACTACTTGCAATTATAGGGCAGAGAATGAATGTCAAAGGCTTTATTTATGATGTGttgaacagatttttattttatctgctgtgaggagtgttttttcttttcctttttctttttttagaccGAAAGGGATCAAGAGAAAGTTTAACCAGAACAGATGAATCCtttaatgaaacacatttatggAAGCAATATTTAAGACgtatgtttgtctttgtgggACAACAGtaggtctgtgtgtttactgacaATGTGGTCCATGATGTGCATGTTATTGATCACTGGACAGATGTATTGTTCAATTTGGA encodes:
- the pbxip1a gene encoding pre-B-cell leukemia transcription factor-interacting protein 1 isoform X2 gives rise to the protein MSDHSNSTGSSASSTNSWTLLSPEEAAVENVGPVDDGTESLGDVPSLSEELAGAAVEFKPSDIPVETVLSEEGHQVCQETSPVSSEGPIPSSPAQMSPIPDDPMDPPDLDMESQAPVIHEIDTSSPCSDNELLGATPFVTNIDMEDQLDISAAELLPSEFEESCSAPVTDLPVSANPTFDTPADVEQDLASPAEESPVFDVEPEVNVATETITAINPPSHVDADVSFAPVSTERPSPAPESLVPEEPVDESPAPETVGSVEAEEEAAVEEEATEATETWETGEQDEREEEEEDEPSTSFGDTSGFDDGVRRRNIPPFEGPRSRTSDEDDEDEEVEFKLPVKEEKPWLSMNKCIVGALILLFLGSLFLSGDFDASELSDGEQSQDWLSGDPQDMKELLDKLTQENQHIALLEAQLQSQKEEMESALKSVSESGDEKGKADLEQENANLKEELSSLPELKKELESLRARVTELNQLTVDQKMPPATPGPAPQPGVKDDQSDQKAAEPERRKEKNEGVKLKQELQRQKVLLEESRQRLEGMKKHGGSRKRVTDSLEEIQKKLSEQVERWGKKKPQDSKWKGNKGKNVERDHWKKEEKKEWRGEKEWKHGKEGGWKEKDEKRKEEWKPQKQNSHKEAWRKHQDEWEKKKDERRVDREDRRKEKPWHTQPSKKSHNHNHNHQNQQNQHHQSRQTHQYNHNDFWRDQEQKLRRNFKPQLGCTSVDDCASKEGLYAVELPEFEELLEGYLSKLEGSVSENKDKIRKLTAEFFEDGVFVHDRVRFGDFAEDVADILEDMVDVLEGDGQKDNDSLEEEMEEFEREALWKFAAQLELSVVWEKK
- the pbxip1a gene encoding pre-B-cell leukemia transcription factor-interacting protein 1 isoform X1, with translation MSDHSNSTGSSASSTNSWTLLSPEEAAVENVGPVDDGTESLGDVPSLSEELAGAAVEFKPSDIPVETVLSEEGHQVCQETSPVSSEGPIPSSPAQMSPIPDDPMDPPDLDMESQAPVIHEIDTSSPCSDNELLGATPFVTNIDMEDQLDISAAELLPSEFEESCSAPVTDLPVSANPTFDTPADVEQDLASPAEESPVFDVEPEVNVATETITAINPPSHVDADVSFAPVSTERPSPAPESLVPEEPVDESPAPETVGSVEAEEEAAVEEEATEATETWETGEQDEREEEEEDEPSTSFGDTSGFDDGVRRRNIPPFEGPRSRTSDEDDEDEEVEFKLPVKEEKPWLSMNKCIVGALILLFLGSLFLSGFPSDLDYGDFDASELSDGEQSQDWLSGDPQDMKELLDKLTQENQHIALLEAQLQSQKEEMESALKSVSESGDEKGKADLEQENANLKEELSSLPELKKELESLRARVTELNQLTVDQKMPPATPGPAPQPGVKDDQSDQKAAEPERRKEKNEGVKLKQELQRQKVLLEESRQRLEGMKKHGGSRKRVTDSLEEIQKKLSEQVERWGKKKPQDSKWKGNKGKNVERDHWKKEEKKEWRGEKEWKHGKEGGWKEKDEKRKEEWKPQKQNSHKEAWRKHQDEWEKKKDERRVDREDRRKEKPWHTQPSKKSHNHNHNHQNQQNQHHQSRQTHQYNHNDFWRDQEQKLRRNFKPQLGCTSVDDCASKEGLYAVELPEFEELLEGYLSKLEGSVSENKDKIRKLTAEFFEDGVFVHDRVRFGDFAEDVADILEDMVDVLEGDGQKDNDSLEEEMEEFEREALWKFAAQLELSVVWEKK